From the genome of bacterium:
CGAACATTTAATTCAACAGGGATTACAGCAAGGACTACAGCAGGGAGTTGAACAAGGATTACAGCAGGGAGTTGAACAGGGATTACAGCAGGGAGTTGAACAGGGATTACGGGAAGCCATTATGGACGTTCTGGAAACCCGCTTTGGTTCTATCCCTGCATCGGTCAAAGAGAAGGTGGCTGGTATTGCCGATCGGCACATACTCGCAGATCTGCATCGAAAGGCGATTACGGCTGCCTCAGTGACTGAATGGGAAAAATTGATCCCCATGAGTTGAATATGCATCATTCGAAAAGTAAGGACGGATCTGCCAAGGGCAGCATAAAAAATGCCTTTCCTTGATTCCCATTTTGTATAAGGAGGGAGCCCGAATGAGTCTACGAGCACAATCTTCTCAGCAAAAATCGCCTCTCTATTCAGTGGAGTTATCCAATAGACTTGCCCTGGCTGAAAGGTTGGCACTGGATGATCTTATTTCCTCCGTGAGGATAGATTGGCCCTGGACCAGATTTGTTCTTTTGGGTTCCAAGGTAAGTGGTCTGGCCGATGAAGAATCAGATTTAGACCTGCTGATAACGCTTCCCTGCCCGGTGAATGATGAAATAAGGCGGCGAATCGTTCATGAAGTTTTTGAAGTAAATCTTACTTACGGAAGTAATATCAGTGTACTTATCGTTTCGGAGGAAGAGTGGGAGAAGGGAGCTGTTTCTGTGCTTCCTATTCATACCTTTATCGAGGAAGAAGGGGTTCCTTTATGAATGAGCAAGAAAGACTAGGAGAGGTTATCCGCTATTGGCTTGAAAAAGCGAAGGAATCTCTTAGTGCAGCTCAGGATGAAATGAAAGCCGGCCGTCTTTCTTTCGCGGTAAATCGTATCTACTATGCTTTGTTTTTATGCTGTAAGTGCAGTTTTACTTCAAGAGAGGCTTCAGTTTAAAAAACACTCTGGTGTAAGAGCCGCTTTTCATCAACACCTTGTCAAACCCGGGATGGTAAGCCGTGAACACGGGCAATTGTACGATGAACTTTTCGAAGCACGGCAAAGAGGCGATTATCATAGAGCTTATCTATTTTGAAAAGAAAGTGGTGGAAGACTGGCTTCAACGGGCTCAAGGGTTTATAGACGCAATGAGCTTATTGGTCCAAAAGCATTGATCCATTTTTCATCTCCTGACTCCTGACTCCTGACTCCTTGCCCTTTACCTACCACCATATTCCCAGGATCGGAGCAACGACAAGAGGGATGAAGTTAGTGAGAAAGTGAAGAACAATGACCATGGTCAGGCTCTTCTTCCATAAAAACAGCAGAGAAAATACCAGGCCGATGTATCCTACGGTCAGCATGCCTGCTGCCCCCTCATAGGCATGCCCAAGGGCAAAAAGAAAAACCGAGAGAAGAACGCTGATCCAGGTATCGTCCGTAATCTCTTTGATCCGGCTCAGTAAATACCCCCGAAAGATTAT
Proteins encoded in this window:
- a CDS encoding nucleotidyltransferase domain-containing protein, which gives rise to MSLRAQSSQQKSPLYSVELSNRLALAERLALDDLISSVRIDWPWTRFVLLGSKVSGLADEESDLDLLITLPCPVNDEIRRRIVHEVFEVNLTYGSNISVLIVSEEEWEKGAVSVLPIHTFIEEEGVPL